One window from the genome of Paramisgurnus dabryanus chromosome 24, PD_genome_1.1, whole genome shotgun sequence encodes:
- the LOC135741158 gene encoding uncharacterized protein, whose product MMEVKEEAEDLNEVEVKEETEELNKVEESQQEPPDVITKENSPDCLQISTKKRVTIHSVSSHQHGKSSTRNGHHMNDKSINNKERRHKCQQCGKSYAFKSNLQTHLRTRTGERPHKCTQCEKSFVHAGRLKDHLRIHTGEKPHTCPQCGKSFTCRSNLRKHSKTHTEERSYKCTQCGKSFLHERRLKYHLRIHTGEKPYTCPQCGKSFTLSSNLCTHLKTHTEEKPYKCTHCEKIFLGAAKLKNHLRIHTGEKPYTCTQCGKSFATNSSLTQHAVIHTGEKPYNCPECEKSFALKRQLKNHIRIHTGEKPYTCPQCEKSFALKRQLKNHIRTHTGEKPYTCPQCEKSFTSAANLKSHQSTHVGRLIRINSKGFFVFLPNLFTLRISRRRYCTFTLVCQTAIKHQRKKTETAAGHRAANKRKINLHTCTDTMEVKEKTYEEINKVEERQQEPHDGITEDKYSNRLQTSSKIRGAKKSAKKTSTTKRPPNDKKRPHICQHCGKSFTLKANLTCHTRIHTGEKPYKCAQCGKCFTEKGGLTAHQKIHTGEKSHTCSQCGTSFVRKESLTSHTRIHTGEKPYTCTQCGNSFTHLNTFKLHLRAHTGERPYKCTECGKSFKLKACLTSHASTHTGERPHTCSQCGKSFTRTEHLKVHLRTHTGVRPYNCTECEKSFTEKGSLTVHLKTHTGEKPCKCTQCGKSFSRTDVLKKHLITHTEEKPYKCTQCEKSFTRTDVLKKHLKTHTVEEPYKCAQSLTVDLKTHTEMKPFNCTVCGKSLANKETLKRHTRIHTGEKPYTCTQCGKSFTHSDVLKSHLRTHTGERPYKCLQCGKSFTQKKSFLTHAKIHAGERPYTCKHCGKSFIEKRNLTFHVKNHTGEKPHKCAQCGKSFTRKYILKSHTRIHTGEKPYNCTQCGKSFIRSSALKIHQQSHSEEGSFSCDQCGKGFKRKSQLISHFRIHTGVKPFTCTECGKGFTEKEEFKNHQTIHIGQRPFSCSQCEKGFFRSSHLKIHLRVHSAEKSFRCPRCGKSFTTPAALKVHQRTHSGKKSFSCDECGKKFVSASLLKSHQRTHADE is encoded by the exons ATGATGGAAGTAAAAGAAGAAGCCGAGGACCTAAATGAAGTGGAAGTAAAAGAGGAAACTGAAGAACTGAATAAAGTGGAGGAGAGTCAACAGGAACCTCCTGATGTCATCACTAAAGAGAATTCTCCTGATTGTTTACAAATATCAACTAAAAAAAGAGTAACCATACATTCAGTCAGCTCCCATCAGCATGGAAAGAGTTCCACAAGAAACGGACACCATATGAATGACAAGAGCATTAACAATAAGGAGAGACGTCACAAGTGCCagcagtgtggaaagagttatGCATTTAAGAGTAACCTTCAGACACATTTGAGAACTCGCACTGGAGAGAGGCCGCACAAATGCACacagtgtgaaaagagttttgTACATGCAGGCAGACTAAAGGATCATCTaaggattcacactggagagaaacctcacaCCTGccctcagtgtggaaagagttttacatGTAGGAGTAACCTTAGGAAACACTCAAAAACTCACACTGAAGAGAGATCGTACAAATGCactcagtgtggaaagagttttttACATGAAAGAAGACTTAAGTATCATCTaaggattcacactggagagaaaccttacacctgccctcagtgtggaaagagttttacatTAAGTAGTAACCTTTGCACACACTTGAAAACTCACACTGAAGAGAAGCCgtacaaatgcacacattgtGAAAAGATTTTTTTAGGTGCAGCAAAACTTAAGAATCATCTaaggattcacactggagagaaaccttacacctgcacacagtgtggaaagagttttgcaACTAATTCATCTCTTACACAGCATGCAgtgattcacactggagaaaaaccttacaacTGCCCtgagtgtgaaaagagttttgCACTGAAAAGACAGCTTAAGAATCACATAAGGATTCACACTGGGGAGAAACCTTACACCTGCcctcagtgtgaaaagagttttgCACTGAAAAGACAGCTTAAGAATCACATAAGGACTCACACTGGGGAGAAACCTTACACCTGCcctcagtgtgaaaagagtttcacAAGTGCAGCAAATCTCAAAAGTCACCAGAGCACTCACGTAGGAAGGCTCATTCGAAT TAATAGCAAG ggtttttttgtatttcttcCAAATCTGTTCACACTCCGGATCAGTAGGCGGCGGTATTGCACCTTTACGCTGGTTTGCCAAACCGCCATTAAACACCAGAGGAAGAAAACTGAAACAGCAGCTGGACACAGAGCAGCGAACAAGAGGAAAATAAATCTACACACGTGCACTG ATACAATGGAAGTAAAGGAGAAAACTtatgaagaaataaataaagtggaGGAGAGACAGCAGGAGCCTCATGATGGCATCACTGAAGACAAATATTCTAATCGCTTACAAACATCATCCAAGATAAGAGGAGCCAAAAAATCTGCAAAAAAGACTTCAACAACAAAAAGACCCCCTAACGATAAGAAGAGACCTCACATTTGCCAGcactgtggaaagagttttacacTAAAAGCAAATCTTACATGTCACacaagaattcacactggagagaaaccttacaaatgcGCTCAGTGTGGGAAGTGTTTTACAGAGAAAGGAGGCCTTACAGCACATCAaaaaattcacactggagagaagtCGCACACATGTTCTCAGTGTGGAACGAGTTTCGTAAGAAAAGAGAGTCTTACAAGTCACacaagaattcacactggagagaaaccttacacctGCACTCAGTGTGGAAACagttttacacatttaaatacttttaagtTACACTTGAGAGCTCACACTGGAGAGAGACCTTACAAATGCACTgaatgtggaaagagttttaaacTAAAAGCATGCCTTACATCTCATGCATCAACTCACACTGGAGAGAGACCTCACACCTGctctcagtgtggaaagagttttacacGTACAGAACATCTGAAGGTACACTTGAGAACTCACACTGGAGTGAGACCGTACAACTGCACcgagtgtgaaaagagttttacaGAGAAGGGAAGCCTTACAGTACATCTAAAAACCCACACTGGAGAGAAGCCGTGTAAATGTactcagtgtggaaagagtttttcaCGTACAGatgttttaaagaaacatttgaTAACCCACACTGAAGAGAAGCCATACAAATGCActcagtgtgaaaagagttttacaCGTACAGatgttttaaagaaacatttgaaAACTCACACTGTAGAGGAGCCATACAAATGCGCTCAGAGCCTTACAGTAGATCTAAAAACCCACACTGAAATGAAGCCATTCAATTGTACtgtgtgtggaaagagtttGGCAAATAAAGAGACTCTTAAACGTCACACAAGGAtccacactggagaaaaaccttacacCTGCACTCAGTGTGGGAAGAGTTTCACACATTCAGATGTCTTGAAGTCACACTTAAGGACTCACACTGGAGAGAGGCCTTACAAATGTCTtcaatgtggaaagagttttacacagaaaaaaagctttttaactCATGCAAAGATTCACGCTGGAGAGAGACCTTACACCTGCAAGcactgtggaaagagttttatagAAAAAAGAAACCTGACATTTCATGTAAAAAATCACACTGGAGAGAAGCCGCACAAATGCgctcagtgtggaaagagttttacaagAAAATACATTCTTAAAAGTCACACaaggattcacactggagaaaaaccttacaactgcactcagtgtggaaagagttttataaGATCATCTGCTCTTAAAATTCACCAGCAATCTCATTCTGAAGAAGGATCATTCAGCTGTGATCAGTGTGGGAAAGGTTTTAAACGTAAATCACAGCTCATTTCTCATTTTAGGATTCATACAGGAGTGAAACCTTTCACCTGCACTGAGTGTGGAAAGGGTTTTACAGAGAAAGAAGAGTTTAAGAATCACCAAACAATTCACATCGGACAGAGACCTTTCAGTTGTTCTCAGTGTGAAAAAGGCTTTTTTAGAAGTTCGCACCTGAAAATTCACTTGAGAGTTCATTCGGCAGAGAAATCTTTCAGGTGTCCTCGGTGTGGAAAAAGTTTTACAACGCCAGCAGCTCTCAAAGTTCACCAGCGCACTCACTCTGGAAAAAAATCATTCAGCTGTGATGAGTGTGGGAAAAAATTTGTTTCAGCATCACTCCTAAAAAGTCACCAAAGAACTCATGCCGATGAATAG